A part of Babylonia areolata isolate BAREFJ2019XMU chromosome 6, ASM4173473v1, whole genome shotgun sequence genomic DNA contains:
- the LOC143283340 gene encoding uncharacterized protein LOC143283340 codes for MFISLAYVSLALIQLYRRCQRRFQYSAAMLRALRSGSILVQRGNRAQHGSVGALLNSSLLSCSRSYKETMLLSDEYLAVSTVSPKQQVDLGEWTSYLDLHPVQNSSNSVVALLEAGPPDVSEMAQSMQVAPASRVHVLKHGCPLAWKSGNPFGIILHCSYEDFVILCDAFGQGHLTLNEDLQLHRMLTISTVGKPKSLRRPQSEVVPATVDVRDNQKSRRANTDPARLLSSAAGNHPACVPATPGSSGDAMKIDGTGFESTSPAKPKVGSDHCFVGQKESLHTEKSVDKENGSSDNLAAGPSDLTRNGSAVRVEEKMTAVLEESPVIQVSADFVKGLEKNTSVASTDTHDRFESQSADSNDTNSLQEKHLKESSVPLMTDSIDAVSNDVCAVHGLNGCGDHSEKSIKKSSLPMTDSHQESTLKQSSTERKDDVKMPPSNQAVSFLKQDLNISSTVPAETDTESSSIFAEYQQALNKPKDAIISAASVNGSAHSVNGNNGATISEKNSKPLNKETKAEGSEFGSHEASHSSEGEGEKTMQSTSSPSSRNGTHDTNGRGGGQTGCKPPNVVVYCGKKDSARKFDMIKEGLEQCLNISAYTIYILPHEEVMSLPWEDNSATLIISHDYLHDNIGKKFASFLMNGGKVLSFGSSMEAEFLVRKEVKGRPAITKFNLQKWRDVSAIQGRHHYIPGSLKKGNSSMDTLVVDPASGQPLVVRLTLSSEHGNGTAIFSQLFLERDPSEMAADSKTFSRLKQSSKQRLEVLRYLLSLLDLDTSLSPPCPPTPCYILVQDQALRKSFLDSIAGRMKQGVIRSRTLSLRFVTSKSESLSALTATADTLPVVTDIPAGSVKEMRDAGSLQFFNPEVYWRHLSTSVMGRVVMYTEVIPTTMTVFEGIQFSLPEDIGVICVAGRQTSGKGRGGNQWLSPLGCAMFSLPLRLAVDSCLGQHITFLQHVVSLAVVHSIRSLPGYQDLDLRLKWPNDIYFGNKTKLGGVLVNSTMMGNTMHATVGCGVNVSNNQPTVCINSIIQDYNQAHGSSLKPLTTSEVLAHIVSALETLVAQFQEKGHQDFCQLYYKYWLHSGARVKVESEGNAEVEIIGLDDYGFLHAVNQQGQNLSVQPDGNSFDMLHNLISVKRD; via the exons ATGTTCATCTCTCTGGCATACGTGTCCCTGGCTCTGATACAGCTTTACCGACGCTGTCAGCGCCGCTTTCAGTACTCGGCTGCCATGCTACGAGCACTTCGCAGTGGGAGCATACTGGTGCAGCGTGGGAATCGGGCACAGCATGGCAGCGTTGGCGCCCTGCTTAATTCATCGCTGTTGTCCTGCTCACGATCATATAAAGAGACAATGCTGTTGTCTGACGAGTACTTGGCTGTTTCGACGGTCAGTCCAAAG caACAAGTGGACCTTGGAGAGTGGACCTCCTACCTGGATCTTCACCCTGTgcagaacagcagcaacagcgtgGTGGCCCTTCTGGAAGCAGGGCCTCCAGATGTCAGTGAGATGGCACAGAGCATGCAGGTGGCACCGGCCTCTAGAGTCCAT GTACTGAAGCATGGATGCCCGCTGGCCTGGAAATCTGGCAATCCATTCGGCATCATCCTGCACTGCTCCTACGAAGACTTTGTCATCCTGTGCGATGCGTTTGGACAAGGGCATCTCACTCTGAATGAAGATTTGCAGCTGCACCGCATGCTGA CGATATCCACTGTTGGCAAACCAAAGAGCCTGAGGAGACCCCAGAGTGAGGTTGTCCCTGCAACAGTTGACGTCAGGGATAATCAGAAAAGCAGACGAGCCAACACAGACCCAGCGCGCCTCTTGTCGTCCGCAGCAGGCAACCATCCTGCATGTGTTCCTGCCACACCGGGATCCAGCGGTGATGCGATGAAAATTGATGGTACTGGGTTTGAATCCACCTCCCCGGCGAAACCTAAGGTGGGGTCAGACCATTGTTTTGTTGGACAGAAGGAGagtttacacacagagaaatctgttgacaagGAGAACGGAAGTTCTGACAATTTAGCTGCAGGTCCTTCTGATTTGACAAGGAACGGAAGTGCTGTTCGAGTTGAGGAAAAGATGACAGCTGTTCTTGAGGAATCGCCTGTGATTCAAGTAAGCGCTGACTTTGTGAAAGGCTTAGAAAAGAATACCTCAGTTGCATCTACAGACACTCATGATAGATTTGAATCTCAGTCAGCAGACTCAAATGACACAAACAGCTTGCAGGAAAAACACTTAAAAGAGAGTAGTGTCCCCTTAATGACTGATTCCATTGATGCAGTGAGCAATGATGTCTGTGCTGTCCATGGTTTAAATGGTTGTGGAGACCATTCTGAAAAGTCTATAAAAAAGTCTTCCCTGCCCATGACAGATTCACACCAGGAGTCCACACTCAAACAAAGCAGCACTGAAAGAAAAGATGATGTGAAAATGCCGCCCAGCAACCAGGCTGTGTCCTTTTTGAAACAAGATTTAAACATATCAAGCACTGTTcctgcagaaacagacacagaaagcagCTCCATTTTCGCTGAGTACCAGCAAGCCTTGAACAAACCTAAAGATGCAATTATTTCTGCTGCATCTGTGAATGGTTCTGCACATTCAGTCAATGGCAACAATGGTGCTACAATTTCTGAAAAGAATTCAAAACCactgaacaaagaaaccaaaGCAGAGGGCTCTGAATTTGGCAGTCATGAAGCTTCACACTCATcagaaggtgaaggagaaaagACCATGCAGTCAACATCCTCCCCCAGCAGCAGAAACGGTACCCATGACACCAACGGTAGGGGTGGAGGACAAACAGGGTGCAAACCTCCCAACGTGGTGGTGTACTGTGGGAAGAAAGACTCGGCCCGCAAGTTCGACATGATTAAAGAAGGGCTGGAGCAGTGCCTCAACATCAGTGCCTACACCATCTACATTCTGCCGCATGAGGAGGTCATGAGCCTCCCCTGGGAAGACAACTCTGCCACCCTGATCATCTCCCACGACTATCTCCACGACAACATCGGCAAGAAGTTTGCCAGCTTCCTTATGAATGGGGGGAAGGTGCTCAGCTTTGGCAGCTCCATGGAAGCGGAGTTCCTTGTCCGTAAAGAGGTGAAAGGTCGGCCCGCCATCACCAAGTTCAACCTGCAAAAGTGGCGCGATGTGAGCGCCATCCAGGGGCGCCACCACTACATACCAGGCAGTCTCAAGAAAGGTAACTCCAGCATGGACACGTTGGTGGTGGACCCGGCCAGTGGGCAGCCTCTGGTGGTGCGCCTTACTCTGTCTTCCGAGCACGGCAACGGAACGGCCATCTTCTCTCAG CTGTTCCTGGAGCGTGACCCCTCAGAGATGGCGGCGGACTCCAAGACGTTCAGCCGACTGAAGCAGAGCAGCAAGCAGCGGCTGGAGGTGCTGCGCTACCTGTTGTCTCTGCTGGACCTGGacacctccctgtctcccccctgcccacccacacCTTGCTACATCCTGGTTCAGGACCAG GCACTGCGGAAGTCCTTTTTGGACTCCATCGCAGGCCGGATGAAGCAGGGAGTCATCCGATCGCGGACCCTGAGCCTGAGGTTTGTAACCTCCAAGTCGGAGTCACTCTCAGCACTGACGGCGACGGCTGACACTTTGCCTGTGGTCACCGACATCCCAGCGGGCTCCGTCAAGGAGATGCGGGATGCTGGGAGTCTGCAGTTCTTCAACCCGGAGGTGTACTGGCGCCACCTGTCAACGTCGGTGATGGGGCGCGTTGTGATGTACACCGAGGTCATCCCCACCACCATGACTGTGTTTGAAGg aatccAGTTTTCCCTTCCTGAAGACATAGGAGTGATATGTGTTGCTGGCCGGCAAACAAGTGGAAAAG GTCGAGGAGGGAACCAGTGGCTGAGTCCCCTGGGCTGCGCCATGTTCTCGCTGCCACTGCGGCTGGCTGTGGACAGCTGTCTGGGTCAGCACATCACCTTCCTGCAGCACGTCGTGTCGCTGGCCGTCGTCCATAGTATCCGCTCCCTGCCCGGCTATCAG GACCTGGATTTGCGGCTCAAGTGGCCCAATGATATCTACTTTGGCAACAAGACGAAGCTGGGTGGCGTTCTGGTCAACTCCACAATGATGGGCAACACTATGCACGCCACTGTCG GCTGTGGCGTGAACGTGTCCAACAACCAGCCCACCGTCTGCATCAACAGCATCATTCAGGATTACAACCAAGCACATGGTTCCAGCCTCAAGCCCCTGACGACCAGCGAGGTCTTGGCCCACATCGTGTCTGCCTTGGAAACGCTGGTGGCTCAGTTTCAGGAGAAAGGCCACCAAGACTTTTGCCAGCTGTATTACAAGTATTGGCTTCACAG TGGCGCTCGCGTGAAGGTGGAAAGCGAGGGCAACGCAGAGGTGGAGATCATCGGTCTGGACGACTACGGCTTTCTGCACGCTGTTAACCAACAGGGCCAGAATCTGAGCGTGCAGCCCGACGGCAACTCCTTTGACATGCTGCACAACCTGATCTCCGTGAAGAGAGACTGA